Proteins from a genomic interval of Plodia interpunctella isolate USDA-ARS_2022_Savannah chromosome 20, ilPloInte3.2, whole genome shotgun sequence:
- the LOC128678618 gene encoding nucleosome assembly protein 1-like 1 isoform X1, whose product MGTVERSGDDHTSEVESGEEEEMVGGGELAQHLMKSGITRNEMLAAITNRIHAEAMASLPPNVRRRIRALRTLQKEFVDIEAKFYSEVHALECKYEKLYKPLFEKRAQIVAGGYEPTDDECLNPWRDENEEEELARAVQSTAITDGSEKKEGEEKPAEPTMDPNVKGVPDFWYTIFRNVSMLCEMMQEHDEPILKCLQDIKVQMHDDPIGFTLEFHFAPNEYFTNTILTKEYSMKCKPDEENPLDFEGPEIYSCKGCEINWKKGKNVTVKTIKKKQKHKSRGSVRTVTKSVQADSFFNFFTPPTMPDDPNSTLASDVQALLTADFEIGHYIRERVVSRAVLLYTGEGLDDDDDDDFEEEEEEECSSEESEDDEPAPRRRGNKRAVKGSGQDNPAECKHQ is encoded by the exons TGGCATAACCCGCAACGAGATGTTGGCGGCGATCACGAACCGCATCCACGCGGAGGCCATGGCGTCGCTGCCGCCGAACGTTCGCCGGCGAATCCGCGCGCTCCGCACACTGCAGAAGGAGTTCGTCGACATCGAGGCCAAGTTCTACAGCGAAGTGCATGCGCTTGAGTGCAAGTACGAGAAGCTGTACAAGCCACTGTTTGAAAAG CGCGCCCAAATCGTAGCCGGTGGTTACGAGCCCACAGACGACGAGTGCCTGAACCCCTGGCGGGACGAGAATGAAGAAGAGGAACTAGCGCGCGCGGTCCAGAGTACCGCCATCACTGACGGCTCCGAGAAGAAGGAAGGCGAGGAGAAGCCAGCCGA GCCTACAATGGACCCGAATGTGAAGGGAGTTCCAGACTTCTGGTACACCATATTCAGGAATGTGTCGATGCTGTGTGAGATGATGCAGGAACATGACGAGCCCATCCTCAAGTGCTTGCAGGATATTAAAG TGCAAATGCATGACGACCCGATCGGATTCACGCTGGAATTCCACTTCGCGCCAAACGAATACTTCACAAACACAATCCTCACCAAGGAGTACTCAATGAAATGCAAGCCAGATGAGGAGAACCCTTTGGACTTTGAGGGACCCGAAATATATTCTTGCAAG GGCTGCGAAATCAACTGGAAGAAGGGGAAAAATGTGACAgtgaaaacaataaagaaGAAACAGAAGCACAAGTCGCGAGGCTCTGTCCGCACCGTCACGAAGTCAGTCCAGGCGGATTCCTTCTTCAATTTCTTCACGCCGCCCACCATGCCTGATGACCCCAACTCTACCTTGGCTTCGGACGTTCAg GCGCTGCTGACGGCGGACTTCGAGATCGGGCACTACATCCGCGAGCGAGTGGTGTCGCGCGCCGTGCTGCTGTACACCGGCGAGGGGCTCGACGACGACGACGACGACGACTTCGAGGAGGAG GAGGAGGAAGAATGTTCGAGCGAAGAAAGCGAAGATGATGAACCTGCGCCGCGGAGACGCGGGAACAAACGCGCAGTGAAGGGCAGTGGCCAGGACAACCCCGCCGAATGCAAACACCAGTAG
- the LOC128678618 gene encoding nucleosome assembly protein 1-like 1-A isoform X2, whose product MGTVERSGDDHTSEVESGEEEEMVGGGELAQHLMKSGITRNEMLAAITNRIHAEAMASLPPNVRRRIRALRTLQKEFVDIEAKFYSEVHALECKYEKLYKPLFEKRAQIVAGGYEPTDDECLNPWRDENEEEELARAVQSTAITDGSEKKEGEEKPAEPTMDPNVKGVPDFWYTIFRNVSMLCEMMQEHDEPILKCLQDIKVQMHDDPIGFTLEFHFAPNEYFTNTILTKEYSMKCKPDEENPLDFEGPEIYSCKGCEINWKKGKNVTVKTIKKKQKHKSRGSVRTVTKSVQADSFFNFFTPPTMPDDPNSTLASDVQALLTADFEIGHYIRERVVSRAVLLYTGEGLDDDDDDDFEEEEDSYSDEDSGTEEVSDADD is encoded by the exons TGGCATAACCCGCAACGAGATGTTGGCGGCGATCACGAACCGCATCCACGCGGAGGCCATGGCGTCGCTGCCGCCGAACGTTCGCCGGCGAATCCGCGCGCTCCGCACACTGCAGAAGGAGTTCGTCGACATCGAGGCCAAGTTCTACAGCGAAGTGCATGCGCTTGAGTGCAAGTACGAGAAGCTGTACAAGCCACTGTTTGAAAAG CGCGCCCAAATCGTAGCCGGTGGTTACGAGCCCACAGACGACGAGTGCCTGAACCCCTGGCGGGACGAGAATGAAGAAGAGGAACTAGCGCGCGCGGTCCAGAGTACCGCCATCACTGACGGCTCCGAGAAGAAGGAAGGCGAGGAGAAGCCAGCCGA GCCTACAATGGACCCGAATGTGAAGGGAGTTCCAGACTTCTGGTACACCATATTCAGGAATGTGTCGATGCTGTGTGAGATGATGCAGGAACATGACGAGCCCATCCTCAAGTGCTTGCAGGATATTAAAG TGCAAATGCATGACGACCCGATCGGATTCACGCTGGAATTCCACTTCGCGCCAAACGAATACTTCACAAACACAATCCTCACCAAGGAGTACTCAATGAAATGCAAGCCAGATGAGGAGAACCCTTTGGACTTTGAGGGACCCGAAATATATTCTTGCAAG GGCTGCGAAATCAACTGGAAGAAGGGGAAAAATGTGACAgtgaaaacaataaagaaGAAACAGAAGCACAAGTCGCGAGGCTCTGTCCGCACCGTCACGAAGTCAGTCCAGGCGGATTCCTTCTTCAATTTCTTCACGCCGCCCACCATGCCTGATGACCCCAACTCTACCTTGGCTTCGGACGTTCAg GCGCTGCTGACGGCGGACTTCGAGATCGGGCACTACATCCGCGAGCGAGTGGTGTCGCGCGCCGTGCTGCTGTACACCGGCGAGGGGCTCGACGACGACGACGACGACGACTTCGAGGAGGAG GAGGATTCGTACTCCGACGAAGACTCCGGCACAGAGGAGGTTTCGGACGCGGACGATTGA